From a region of the Littorina saxatilis isolate snail1 unplaced genomic scaffold, US_GU_Lsax_2.0 scaffold_422, whole genome shotgun sequence genome:
- the LOC138957667 gene encoding uncharacterized protein produces the protein MSSYLPLRHPGTHGHTGPGGRAEDNVMHHAAAAAAAAENVNVNAATGYMEHFLNIPEICPTSNYRSPRSYYAAAMNSYQADACRMEALQQRNHDFRMGLQPNRSSFYPNMNMTGMRFGDGCTDVQGNCLPPQGQGRTDSMSPCSKAVPTPEGEPPSFYPWMSIVGKYI, from the coding sequence ATGAGCTCCTACCTCCCCCTTCGCCATCCGGGCACCCACGGGCACACGGGCCCGGGGGGTAGGGCTGAAGACAACGTCATGCACCACGCTGCGGCTGCGGCAGCGGCTGCGGAGAACGTCAACGTCAACGCGGCCACAGGCTACATGGAACACTTCCTCAACATCCCAGAGATCTGCCCGACATCCAACTACAGGTCGCCGAGGTCCTACTACGCGGCGGCGATGAACTCCTACCAGGCTGATGCTTGCAGGATGGAAGCTCTTCAGCAGAGGAACCACGATTTCCGTATGGGACTGCAGCCAAACCGCAGTTCCTTCTACCCGAACATGAACATGACGGGCATGCGCTTCGGGGACGGCTGCACGGACGTCCAGGGAAACTGTCTGCCGCCCCAGGGTCAAGGTCGTACGGACTCGATGAGCCCGTGCAGCAAGGCGGTCCCAACCCCCGAAGGAGAACCGCCATCCTTCTATCCATGGATGTCCATTGTAGGCAAGTACATTTGA